One window of the Vicinamibacterales bacterium genome contains the following:
- a CDS encoding tartrate dehydrogenase has product MSRVAVIAGDGIGQEVIPAGLEVVKKAAAVCGVTVEFTEVPWGCDFYLKHGRMMPEDGFDRLQDFDAIYLGAIGDPSVPDHVAVWQLLLPIRQRFDQYVNLRPMRLVRGLKTPLAGRGPADVDMICVRENSEGEYGGIGGRVHVGRPNESAQQLSVFTRHGIERIARYAFETAMKRPRRLLASATKSNALNYTMVLWDEVVDRVAKDYPQVAWRKYHVDALAARMVTDPGSIDVMLASNLFGDILTDLGAAVSGSLGIAPSGNINPERKHPSMFEPIHGSAPDIKGKGIANPIGAIWAGAMMLEHLGSRDAHDLVVRAIETVLGAGGPRTPDLGGTATTRDVAKAVADAL; this is encoded by the coding sequence ATGTCTCGAGTAGCAGTGATCGCCGGCGACGGCATCGGCCAGGAAGTGATCCCGGCCGGACTCGAAGTGGTCAAGAAGGCGGCCGCCGTGTGCGGTGTGACGGTGGAGTTCACCGAGGTCCCGTGGGGGTGCGACTTCTATCTGAAGCACGGGCGGATGATGCCCGAGGACGGCTTCGATCGCCTGCAGGATTTCGACGCGATCTACCTCGGCGCGATCGGCGATCCGTCCGTACCGGACCACGTCGCGGTGTGGCAGTTGCTGCTGCCGATCCGGCAGCGCTTCGATCAATACGTCAACCTCAGGCCGATGCGACTGGTGCGCGGGCTGAAGACTCCGCTTGCCGGGCGCGGCCCGGCCGACGTCGACATGATCTGCGTCCGCGAGAATTCGGAAGGGGAGTACGGCGGCATCGGCGGACGCGTCCATGTCGGACGGCCGAACGAGAGCGCGCAGCAGTTGAGCGTGTTCACCCGGCACGGCATCGAGCGCATCGCCCGCTACGCGTTCGAAACCGCGATGAAGCGGCCGCGCCGCCTGCTCGCGAGCGCCACCAAGTCGAACGCGCTCAACTACACGATGGTGCTGTGGGACGAGGTGGTCGATCGCGTGGCGAAGGACTATCCGCAGGTGGCGTGGCGCAAGTACCACGTCGACGCGCTGGCCGCGCGGATGGTCACCGATCCCGGCAGCATCGACGTCATGCTCGCCTCCAATCTGTTCGGGGATATCCTCACCGATCTGGGGGCGGCGGTGTCGGGCAGTCTCGGCATCGCGCCGAGCGGTAACATCAACCCGGAGCGGAAGCATCCGTCGATGTTCGAGCCGATCCACGGCTCGGCGCCGGACATCAAAGGGAAGGGGATCGCCAACCCGATCGGCGCGATCTGGGCCGGGGCGATGATGCTGGAACATCTCGGATCACGCGACGCCCACGATCTCGTCGTCCGCGCCATCGAGACCGTGCTCGGCGCCGGCGGGCCGCGCACGCCGGATCTCGGCGGCACCGCGACGACGAGAGACGTCGCCAAAGCGGTCGCCGACGCGCTGTAG